From Nocardioides sp. HDW12B, the proteins below share one genomic window:
- a CDS encoding MFS transporter has product MTIPTLMRAPVEAVLPARLGTPFRWLFASSVVTNVGDGLLLAAGPLLVASETRDPLLVAAAVFLQQLPVLLFGVLAGAWSDRVDRRRLVLVVDLLRAAVLVALTVTITTGVVDIAMVLATMFVLGTAETLADIAGSALLVETVERADLGVANARLQGGFITANQLMGPPIGALLFSVVRPLPFGVTAICAAAGAVLVTRVTLRPRPAPDRSRPLRQDVAEGVVWLWRHPAVRTLTITIVLFNVTYGAAWSVLVLYGQEQLGLGEAGYGWLTFCIAAGGLAGTASYGWLERTVGLAGLMRAGLVVETFTHLGLALTTEPALAFAVMFVFGFHAFVWGTTSRTIRQRSVPVELQGRVGSVYLIGVYGGMLVGAPIGGLLAREWGVAAPFWFGFAGSALLVALLWRALAHVAHDPEPAPEPEPAPENTRGL; this is encoded by the coding sequence GTGACGATCCCGACCCTGATGCGCGCCCCGGTGGAGGCCGTGCTCCCCGCGCGGCTGGGCACGCCGTTCCGCTGGCTGTTCGCCTCCAGCGTCGTCACCAACGTCGGCGACGGGCTGCTGCTGGCCGCCGGGCCGCTGCTCGTCGCCTCCGAGACCCGGGACCCGCTGCTGGTGGCAGCGGCGGTCTTCCTGCAGCAGCTGCCGGTCCTGCTGTTCGGCGTGCTGGCCGGCGCCTGGAGCGACCGCGTCGACCGTCGCCGGCTGGTGCTGGTCGTCGACCTGCTGCGCGCCGCGGTGCTGGTCGCGCTCACCGTCACCATCACCACCGGCGTGGTCGACATCGCGATGGTGCTGGCGACCATGTTCGTGCTCGGCACGGCCGAGACCCTCGCCGACATCGCCGGGTCCGCGCTGCTCGTCGAGACCGTCGAGCGCGCCGACCTCGGGGTGGCCAACGCCCGGTTGCAGGGCGGCTTCATCACCGCCAACCAGCTCATGGGTCCCCCGATCGGGGCGCTGCTGTTCTCCGTCGTCCGCCCGCTGCCCTTCGGCGTCACCGCGATCTGCGCCGCCGCCGGCGCGGTCCTCGTCACCCGGGTCACGCTGCGTCCGCGACCTGCGCCCGACCGCAGCCGCCCCCTGCGCCAGGACGTCGCCGAGGGCGTGGTCTGGCTCTGGCGCCACCCGGCGGTGCGCACCCTGACGATCACCATCGTGCTGTTCAACGTGACCTACGGCGCAGCCTGGTCGGTGCTGGTCCTCTACGGCCAGGAGCAGCTCGGGCTGGGCGAGGCCGGCTACGGCTGGCTGACCTTCTGCATCGCCGCCGGTGGACTGGCCGGCACCGCGTCGTACGGCTGGCTCGAGCGCACCGTCGGCCTCGCCGGGCTGATGCGCGCCGGGCTCGTGGTCGAGACCTTCACCCACCTCGGGCTCGCGCTGACCACCGAGCCCGCGCTCGCCTTCGCGGTCATGTTCGTCTTCGGCTTCCACGCCTTCGTGTGGGGCACGACCTCGCGCACGATCCGGCAGCGCTCGGTGCCGGTCGAGCTGCAGGGCAGGGTCGGCTCGGTCTACCTCATCGGGGTGTACGGCGGCATGCTCGTGGGTGCCCCGATCGGCGGGCTGCTGGCCCGGGAGTGGGGGGTCGCAGCGCCGTTCTGGTTCGGCTTCGCCGGCAGCGCGCTGCTCGTCGCCCTGCTGTGGCGCGCGCTGGCGCACGTCGCCCACGACCCCGAGCCCGCACCGGAGCCCGAACCGGCGCCCGAGAACACGCGCGGCCTGTGA
- a CDS encoding GNAT family N-acetyltransferase, which produces MDDDRRDRRAIASSLALDELPPDAPAAQAALDAYVRELDDRFPDHFVPGPMSAADVAELTRPRGAFVVAVHQGEPVACGGVRRLDPGTVEVKRMWVHRDWRGAGLGGRLLRHLEATAVDLGCRRIVLDTHRVLAEAVALYGRAGYREIERYNDNPYAEAWFEKRVAADPGAGPTLSR; this is translated from the coding sequence ATGGACGACGACCGCCGAGACCGCCGGGCGATCGCCTCCTCGCTCGCGCTCGACGAGCTGCCCCCCGACGCACCCGCGGCCCAGGCCGCGCTCGACGCCTACGTCCGCGAGCTCGACGACCGGTTCCCCGACCACTTCGTCCCCGGCCCGATGAGCGCCGCGGACGTCGCCGAGCTGACCCGCCCGCGCGGGGCCTTCGTCGTCGCCGTGCACCAGGGCGAGCCCGTGGCCTGCGGCGGCGTACGGCGCCTCGACCCCGGCACCGTCGAGGTCAAGCGCATGTGGGTGCACCGCGACTGGCGCGGAGCCGGCCTCGGGGGCCGTCTGCTGCGCCACCTGGAGGCCACCGCCGTCGACCTCGGTTGCCGCCGGATCGTGCTCGACACCCACCGTGTGCTCGCCGAGGCTGTCGCGCTCTACGGGCGCGCCGGCTACCGCGAGATCGAGCGGTACAACGACAACCCCTACGCCGAGGCGTGGTTCGAGAAACGGGTCGCCGCCGACCCGGGTGCAGGCCCTACCCTCTCCCGGTGA
- a CDS encoding NADP-dependent isocitrate dehydrogenase, whose amino-acid sequence MPDSTIIYTHTDEAPLLATYSFLPIVEAYAAKAGVEVETRDISLAGRIIAAFADRLPEDQRTDDALAELGELAKTPEANIIKLPNISASVPQLKAAVKELQEQGYDLPDFPGEPKTDEEKEIRARYGSVMGSAVNPVLREGNSDRRAPASVKGYVRKHPHSMGEWSSDSKTNVAHMDGDDFRSNELSAVMDADTTLRIEHTAEDGTTTVLHEGVPVQASEVVDASFMSAAALDSFLKDAVKRAQDEDVLFSVHLKATMMKVSDPLIFGHAVEAFLPEVFEKHGAALAAAGLSSSNGLGAILSSLDQVENGDEIKADIERGLTAGPALAMVDSDRGITNLHVPSDVIIDASMPAMIRTSGHMWGPDGGEADTLAVIPDSSYAGVYQAVIDDCRANGAFDPTTMGTVPNVGLMAQKAEEYGSHDKTFEIEAAGTVKVLDGDTVVFEHQVGPGDIWRMCQTKDVPIRDWVKLAVRRARETGAPAVFWLDETRAHDASLIAKVKEYLPEEDTDGLTIEIMAPADATTYSLERIRKGEDTISVTGNVLRDYLTDLFPILELGTSAKMLSIVPLINGGGLFETGAGGSAPKHVQQLVKENYLRWDSLGEFLALAVSFEHLAKTTDNAKAQVLADTLDAATGTLLNENKSPSRKLGSIDNRGSHFYLALYWAEELAKQTDDTELASLFTELASTLRENEDTITEELLAVQGNPADIGGYFRPDDAKASEVMRPSATFNEALDSF is encoded by the coding sequence GTGCCGGACTCGACGATCATCTACACCCACACCGACGAGGCGCCGCTGCTGGCGACGTACTCGTTCCTGCCGATCGTCGAGGCGTACGCCGCGAAGGCCGGCGTCGAGGTCGAGACCCGGGACATCTCGCTGGCGGGCCGCATCATCGCCGCCTTCGCCGACCGCCTCCCCGAGGACCAGCGCACCGACGACGCGCTGGCCGAGCTGGGCGAGCTCGCGAAGACGCCCGAGGCGAACATCATCAAGCTGCCCAACATCAGCGCCTCGGTGCCGCAGCTGAAGGCGGCCGTCAAGGAGCTGCAGGAGCAGGGCTACGACCTGCCCGACTTCCCCGGCGAGCCGAAGACCGACGAGGAGAAGGAGATCCGGGCCCGTTACGGGTCGGTCATGGGCAGCGCCGTCAACCCGGTGCTGCGCGAGGGCAACTCCGACCGTCGCGCGCCCGCGTCGGTCAAGGGCTACGTCCGCAAGCACCCGCACTCGATGGGGGAGTGGAGCAGCGACTCGAAGACCAACGTCGCCCACATGGACGGCGACGACTTCCGCTCCAACGAGCTGTCGGCCGTCATGGACGCCGACACCACCCTGCGCATCGAGCACACCGCCGAGGACGGCACCACGACGGTGCTGCACGAGGGCGTGCCGGTGCAGGCGTCCGAGGTCGTCGACGCCTCCTTCATGAGCGCCGCCGCCCTGGACTCGTTCCTCAAGGACGCCGTGAAGCGGGCCCAGGACGAGGACGTGCTGTTCTCGGTGCACCTCAAGGCCACGATGATGAAGGTCTCCGACCCGCTGATCTTCGGCCACGCCGTCGAGGCGTTCCTGCCCGAGGTCTTCGAGAAGCACGGCGCGGCCCTGGCCGCCGCCGGGCTGTCGTCGAGCAACGGCCTCGGCGCCATCCTGAGCAGCCTGGACCAGGTCGAGAACGGCGACGAGATCAAGGCCGACATCGAGCGCGGCCTCACCGCCGGGCCGGCCCTGGCCATGGTCGACTCCGACCGCGGCATCACCAACCTGCACGTGCCGAGCGACGTCATCATCGACGCCTCGATGCCGGCCATGATCCGCACCTCGGGGCACATGTGGGGCCCGGACGGCGGCGAGGCCGACACCCTCGCGGTGATCCCCGACAGCTCCTACGCCGGCGTCTACCAGGCCGTCATCGACGACTGCCGCGCGAACGGCGCCTTCGACCCCACCACGATGGGCACCGTCCCCAACGTCGGGCTGATGGCGCAAAAGGCGGAGGAGTACGGCTCGCACGACAAGACCTTCGAGATCGAGGCCGCCGGCACGGTGAAGGTGCTCGACGGCGACACGGTCGTGTTCGAGCACCAGGTCGGCCCGGGGGACATCTGGCGGATGTGCCAGACCAAGGACGTCCCGATCCGTGACTGGGTCAAGCTCGCCGTACGCCGTGCGCGGGAGACCGGCGCCCCCGCCGTGTTCTGGCTCGACGAGACCCGCGCCCACGACGCGTCGCTGATCGCGAAGGTGAAGGAGTACCTCCCCGAGGAGGACACCGACGGGCTGACGATCGAGATCATGGCCCCGGCCGACGCCACGACGTACTCGCTGGAGCGCATCCGCAAGGGCGAGGACACCATCTCGGTGACCGGCAACGTGCTGCGCGACTACCTGACCGACCTGTTCCCGATCCTCGAGCTCGGCACCAGCGCGAAGATGCTGTCGATCGTGCCGCTGATCAACGGCGGCGGCCTCTTCGAGACCGGCGCCGGCGGCTCGGCGCCGAAGCACGTGCAGCAGCTGGTGAAGGAGAACTACCTCCGCTGGGACAGCCTCGGCGAGTTCCTCGCGCTGGCGGTGAGCTTCGAGCACCTCGCGAAGACCACCGACAACGCCAAGGCGCAGGTGCTGGCCGACACCCTCGACGCGGCCACCGGCACACTGCTCAACGAGAACAAGTCGCCCAGCCGCAAGCTCGGCTCGATCGACAACCGCGGCAGCCACTTCTACCTGGCGCTCTACTGGGCCGAGGAGCTGGCGAAGCAGACCGACGACACCGAGCTGGCGTCGCTGTTCACCGAGCTCGCGAGCACGCTGCGCGAGAACGAGGACACGATCACCGAGGAGCTGCTGGCGGTCCAGGGCAACCCCGCCGACATCGGCGGCTACTTCCGCCCCGACGACGCCAAGGCCTCCGAGGTCATGCGCCCCTCGGCCACCTTCAACGAGGCCCTCGACTCCTTCTGA
- a CDS encoding endonuclease/exonuclease/phosphatase family protein, which translates to MPDTTTTSTGRTRPTTHRPARRSARRPLRRLGTALALTLGLSSVLALAGQGAQAAPTPSVATAAGTAERAAMSAPFRVATFNILGASHTENPARGFATYEPRMRKTIALIEERAFGIVGFQEYQVDQHEMFVRRTAGRFGVYPGLEEGRRPVQNSIAWRTSEWRVVEKRLYAIPYFRGRMVQQPYIKLRNSDGVSVWVINTHNPADSKGPAQQYRDRAMAIQADLANTLERTGVPVILLGDFNERDEAFCDITGASNLKAVNGGGWPNGRCDPPSWMRIDWIFASKSMRVDSYTDLENDVTRSITDHRVIYSDLAVPVS; encoded by the coding sequence ATGCCTGACACCACCACGACGTCGACGGGCCGCACGCGGCCGACGACCCACCGCCCCGCCCGACGATCGGCCCGGCGACCGCTGCGTCGCCTCGGCACCGCGCTCGCGCTGACGCTCGGACTGAGCAGCGTGCTGGCGCTGGCCGGCCAGGGCGCCCAGGCGGCACCGACCCCGTCGGTCGCCACGGCGGCGGGCACGGCCGAGCGGGCCGCGATGAGCGCACCCTTCCGGGTCGCCACCTTCAACATCCTCGGCGCGAGCCACACCGAGAACCCGGCCCGGGGCTTTGCGACGTACGAGCCGCGGATGCGCAAGACCATCGCCCTCATCGAGGAGCGCGCCTTCGGGATCGTCGGGTTCCAGGAGTACCAGGTCGACCAGCACGAGATGTTCGTGCGCCGCACCGCCGGCCGCTTCGGGGTCTACCCGGGCCTCGAGGAGGGACGCCGTCCGGTGCAGAACTCGATCGCGTGGCGCACCTCCGAGTGGCGCGTCGTCGAGAAGCGCCTCTACGCGATCCCCTACTTCCGCGGCCGGATGGTGCAGCAGCCCTACATCAAGCTGCGCAACTCCGACGGCGTCTCGGTGTGGGTCATCAACACCCACAACCCGGCCGACTCCAAGGGCCCGGCCCAGCAGTACCGCGACCGCGCGATGGCGATCCAGGCCGACCTGGCCAACACGCTCGAGCGCACCGGCGTCCCGGTGATCCTGCTCGGTGACTTCAACGAGCGCGACGAGGCCTTCTGCGACATCACCGGCGCCAGCAACCTCAAGGCCGTCAACGGGGGCGGCTGGCCCAACGGCCGCTGCGACCCGCCCTCGTGGATGCGCATCGACTGGATCTTCGCCTCGAAGTCGATGCGCGTGGACTCCTACACCGACCTCGAGAACGACGTGACCCGCTCCATCACCGACCACCGGGTGATCTACAGCGACCTCGCGGTCCCCGTCAGCTGA
- a CDS encoding GNAT family N-acetyltransferase, with the protein MRFPSDVPTLTDGVATIRAHRPEDAPAVLEQCLDPVSRQWTTVPLDYTRADADRFVRDIAPGAWRTEAELMFAVEALDTSLTTADEPDGVRRFAGTISLRDEGDDRAELAYGAHPWVRGTGVMERAVRLLLDWGFEERGLRTVVWWANRGNWSSRKLAWRVGFTVEAGLRSWLPQRGELLDAWVGTLRAGDPRRPAHAWLDAPRIVGDGVVLRAPTEADLPRVVEYAADPLTRRWLGHIPQPYGDTEARAWLDDLTERHARGTAVTWTVADPDTDLLLGVVNVFDLTPSGTGELGYVLHPEGRGRGLGRRAAGLALRHAVVDVEDGGLGLVAVRALAAEGNTASRRLLEDLGFTHQGRERRAARVEGDTLADAAIYDVLASEVVKTSP; encoded by the coding sequence ATGCGTTTCCCCTCCGACGTGCCGACCCTCACCGACGGCGTGGCGACCATCCGCGCCCACCGACCCGAGGACGCCCCGGCCGTCCTCGAGCAGTGCCTGGACCCGGTCAGCCGGCAGTGGACGACCGTGCCGCTGGACTACACCCGGGCGGACGCCGACCGCTTCGTGCGGGACATCGCTCCAGGTGCCTGGCGCACCGAGGCCGAGCTGATGTTCGCCGTCGAGGCGCTCGACACCTCGCTCACCACCGCGGACGAGCCCGACGGCGTACGTCGCTTCGCCGGCACCATCTCGCTGCGCGACGAGGGCGACGACCGGGCCGAGCTGGCCTACGGCGCGCACCCGTGGGTCCGCGGCACGGGCGTCATGGAGCGGGCGGTCCGGCTGCTGCTCGACTGGGGTTTCGAGGAGCGGGGCCTGCGGACCGTCGTCTGGTGGGCCAACCGGGGCAACTGGTCCTCCCGCAAGCTGGCGTGGCGCGTCGGCTTCACCGTCGAGGCCGGCCTGCGCAGCTGGCTCCCGCAGCGCGGGGAGCTCCTGGACGCGTGGGTCGGCACCCTGCGCGCCGGGGACCCGCGCCGCCCCGCCCACGCCTGGCTGGACGCGCCGCGGATCGTCGGGGACGGCGTCGTGCTGCGCGCCCCCACGGAGGCGGACCTCCCGCGCGTCGTCGAGTACGCCGCCGACCCGCTCACCCGACGCTGGCTGGGCCACATCCCCCAGCCGTACGGCGACACCGAGGCGCGGGCCTGGCTGGACGACCTGACCGAGCGCCACGCCCGTGGGACCGCCGTGACCTGGACCGTGGCCGACCCGGACACCGACCTGCTGCTCGGGGTGGTCAACGTCTTCGACCTCACCCCGTCGGGCACGGGCGAGCTGGGCTACGTGCTGCACCCGGAGGGGCGCGGACGCGGTCTCGGGCGTCGCGCCGCCGGGCTCGCGCTGCGCCACGCCGTCGTCGACGTCGAGGACGGCGGCCTCGGCCTGGTCGCGGTCCGGGCGCTCGCCGCCGAGGGCAACACGGCCTCCCGTCGGCTGCTCGAGGACCTCGGGTTCACCCACCAGGGACGCGAGCGACGGGCCGCCCGCGTTGAGGGCGACACCCTCGCCGACGCCGCGATCTACGACGTGCTGGCCTCCGAGGTGGTCAAGACCAGTCCTTGA
- a CDS encoding hemolysin family protein, with the protein MGGTWASIGLVVVFVLIGGVFAAAEIALVSLRDSQARALADRGRRGQVVAELNQDPNRFLAAVQVGVTTAGFLSAAFGGATLADDLAPVLVDAGVSARFSDGLALVLVTLAISYLSLVLGELVPKRLALQRAEVFALALGPTINRVSRLSRPVIWLLSRSTDVIVRILGGDPNAQREQISDEELRELVGSHEALGEEERRILEDVFEAGDRQIREVMVPRTEVDFLDASVPVYKAAREALTKPHSRYPVIRGSSDDVIGFVHVRDLLDPDMANRSVRVGELSRDVLTLPWTRNIIAALGDMRREGIHMAMVADEYGGTAGIVTMEDLVEEVVGDIRDEYDVDEGETTRHLSGDVEVDGLLNLDDFEDETGVELTEGPYETVAGFLMSRLGRIPEAGDAVDHEGRRITVVLVDGRRVSRVRVSPLPDPAPGEAAESADPPAGAGTTTGAGSGAGSGAGSGAASGGQPEQANPDR; encoded by the coding sequence GTGGGTGGCACCTGGGCCTCCATCGGCCTGGTCGTGGTGTTCGTGCTCATCGGAGGGGTCTTCGCGGCCGCTGAGATCGCCTTGGTATCGCTGCGTGACAGCCAGGCCCGCGCGCTGGCCGACCGCGGCCGGCGCGGCCAGGTGGTGGCCGAGCTCAACCAGGACCCCAACCGCTTCCTCGCCGCGGTGCAGGTCGGCGTCACCACGGCCGGGTTCCTCTCGGCCGCGTTCGGTGGCGCGACGCTCGCCGACGACCTCGCGCCGGTGCTGGTCGACGCCGGGGTCTCCGCGCGCTTCTCCGACGGGCTGGCGCTGGTGCTGGTGACGCTCGCGATCTCCTACCTCTCGCTGGTCCTCGGCGAGCTGGTGCCCAAGCGGCTCGCGCTGCAGCGTGCCGAGGTGTTCGCGCTCGCGCTGGGGCCGACCATCAACCGGGTCTCGCGGCTCTCCCGCCCGGTGATCTGGCTGCTGTCGCGCTCGACCGACGTCATCGTGCGCATCCTGGGCGGCGACCCCAACGCCCAGCGCGAGCAGATCTCCGACGAGGAGCTGCGCGAGCTGGTCGGCTCCCACGAGGCGCTCGGCGAGGAGGAGCGGCGCATCCTCGAGGACGTCTTCGAGGCCGGGGACCGGCAGATCCGCGAGGTCATGGTGCCGCGCACCGAGGTCGACTTCCTCGACGCGTCCGTGCCGGTCTACAAGGCGGCGCGCGAGGCGCTGACCAAGCCGCACTCCCGCTACCCGGTCATCCGGGGCTCCTCCGACGACGTCATCGGCTTCGTCCACGTCCGCGACCTGCTCGACCCCGACATGGCCAACCGCTCGGTCCGGGTCGGCGAGCTGTCGCGCGACGTGCTGACCCTGCCGTGGACACGCAACATCATCGCCGCGCTGGGTGACATGCGCCGCGAGGGCATCCACATGGCGATGGTCGCCGACGAGTACGGCGGCACCGCCGGCATCGTGACCATGGAGGACCTCGTCGAGGAGGTCGTGGGCGACATCCGCGACGAGTACGACGTCGACGAGGGCGAGACCACCCGCCACCTCAGCGGAGACGTCGAGGTCGACGGGCTGCTCAACCTCGACGACTTCGAGGACGAGACCGGCGTCGAGCTCACCGAGGGCCCCTACGAGACGGTGGCCGGCTTCCTCATGAGCCGGCTCGGCCGCATCCCCGAGGCCGGCGACGCCGTCGACCACGAGGGCCGCCGGATCACGGTCGTGCTCGTCGACGGCCGGCGCGTGAGCCGGGTGCGGGTCAGCCCGCTCCCGGACCCCGCCCCGGGGGAGGCGGCGGAGTCGGCTGACCCCCCTGCTGGGGCGGGTACGACGACAGGTGCTGGGTCGGGTGCTGGGTCGGGTGCTGGGTCGGGTGCTGCGTCGGGTGGCCAGCCGGAGCAGGCCAACCCGGACCGCTGA
- the trpS gene encoding tryptophan--tRNA ligase → MPETPAETPAETPAETPAETPARRRVLSGIQPSADSWHFGNFLGAVRQWVTLQDEFEPFFFLADLHAITVEQDPKQLRRRSRRYVAQLVAAGVDPTRSAIFLQSQVPAHAQLAWVLQCLTGFGEARRMTQFKDKSAKGGEGAASVGLFTYPILQAADILLYRPAYVPVGEDQRQHLELTRDLAQRFNHRYKKTFPLPEPYILKSTARICDLQDPTKKMSKSASSAAGLVDMLDDPKVSAKKIRSAVTDSGSEVRFDEDEKPGISNLLTIYSALSGDPVPALEEQYAGRGYGDFKGDLSERVVEFVTPFRDRALALLEDDARLDEILEQGRATAHEVAQRTLAQVYERVGFGTPGP, encoded by the coding sequence GTGCCCGAGACACCTGCCGAGACCCCTGCCGAGACCCCTGCCGAGACCCCCGCCGAGACCCCCGCCCGCCGACGCGTCCTCTCCGGGATCCAGCCCAGCGCGGACTCGTGGCACTTCGGCAACTTCCTCGGGGCGGTGCGTCAGTGGGTGACGCTGCAGGACGAGTTCGAGCCGTTCTTCTTCCTCGCCGACCTGCACGCCATCACCGTCGAGCAGGACCCGAAGCAGCTGCGCCGCCGCTCGCGGAGGTACGTCGCGCAGCTGGTCGCGGCGGGCGTGGACCCCACGCGCTCGGCGATCTTCCTGCAGTCGCAGGTGCCGGCCCACGCGCAGCTGGCCTGGGTGCTGCAGTGCCTGACCGGCTTCGGCGAGGCGCGCCGGATGACGCAGTTCAAGGACAAGTCCGCGAAGGGCGGCGAAGGTGCCGCGAGCGTCGGCCTCTTCACCTACCCGATCCTGCAGGCGGCCGACATCCTGCTCTACCGGCCCGCCTACGTGCCGGTGGGGGAGGACCAGCGCCAGCACCTGGAGCTCACCCGCGACCTCGCCCAGCGTTTCAACCACCGTTACAAGAAGACGTTCCCGCTGCCGGAGCCCTACATCCTCAAGAGCACCGCGCGCATCTGCGACCTCCAGGACCCGACGAAGAAGATGTCGAAGTCGGCCTCGAGCGCCGCCGGTCTCGTCGACATGCTCGACGACCCGAAGGTCTCGGCGAAGAAGATCCGCAGCGCCGTGACGGACTCCGGCTCGGAGGTCCGCTTCGACGAGGACGAGAAGCCCGGCATCTCGAACCTGCTGACCATCTACTCCGCGCTCAGCGGCGACCCGGTGCCGGCGCTGGAGGAGCAGTACGCCGGGCGCGGCTACGGCGACTTCAAGGGCGACCTGTCCGAGCGGGTCGTCGAGTTCGTGACGCCGTTCCGCGACCGCGCGCTCGCGCTGCTCGAGGACGACGCACGGCTCGACGAGATCCTCGAGCAGGGGCGGGCGACGGCGCACGAGGTCGCCCAGCGGACGCTGGCCCAGGTCTACGAGCGGGTCGGGTTCGGCACTCCCGGACCGTGA
- a CDS encoding 2'-5' RNA ligase family protein codes for MTTIGVSLAVPEPWGPQLQEYRVGLGDTPAAGIPTHITLVPPVEVDEAALGDVVSHLEAAAREHAAFDVHLRGTGTFRPVSPVVFVSLVEGISGCELLAKTVAQGPLARETEFPYHPHVTVAHHLSEALLDRAFDEQAGFECRFTADRFWLYVHHSELGWAPAHEFVLGG; via the coding sequence GTGACCACGATCGGCGTCTCGCTGGCGGTGCCCGAGCCCTGGGGACCGCAGCTGCAGGAGTACCGCGTCGGCCTCGGTGACACCCCCGCCGCGGGCATCCCCACGCACATCACGCTGGTGCCACCGGTGGAGGTGGACGAGGCCGCCCTGGGCGACGTCGTCTCCCACCTGGAGGCGGCCGCCCGGGAGCACGCCGCGTTCGACGTGCACCTGCGCGGGACCGGCACCTTCCGACCGGTCTCCCCGGTGGTCTTCGTCAGCCTGGTGGAGGGCATCTCCGGCTGCGAGCTGCTGGCCAAGACGGTCGCCCAGGGGCCGCTGGCCCGGGAGACCGAGTTCCCCTACCACCCGCACGTGACCGTGGCCCACCACCTGTCCGAGGCGCTGCTGGACCGGGCCTTCGACGAGCAGGCCGGCTTCGAGTGCCGGTTCACCGCCGACCGGTTCTGGCTCTACGTCCACCACAGCGAGCTGGGCTGGGCCCCCGCGCACGAGTTCGTCCTCGGTGGCTGA